TTCTGTGCGCTGTTGTTAACGCGGATGAAAACGTGCATCGAGTCTACCGTGTTTCGTGTCGTTGCACGTAACCACTGTACAGCGATCGCTTTCCAAGATTCAGCTCGAATAATACAGATAGTAACACAAAATATCgaaagaatattacatgatcgttttattaattcattaaaaaataaaaagaaagaggTTGAATACTCGCGGTACTCGCACAGCCGGCGTCCCGAAAACGGGAACGATAAAACGAGCCGGGTGCGAATAACAGCGATAAAACGAAAGTCTAATCCGCATCTCCGGAACTTTTCCTTACTGCGGGAAAAGTCAGGAGAGACTATGATTCCGATTTCATACATATTCTTCTTATCCTCTTCTCCTTTCTACGAATTGATCGACATAAAATTGCCATGATTCTTCGATGCGCGAACAAGGTCGGCGGACGTAACCGCGACGATTCGACGATTATGAAAATTTCACGACCAACGTGGCAACGTTCCGATTAATTAAAAGCGAACCGAacgaaccaaaaaaaaaaatcgaataaAATTGATCTTTCGTTTTCTCGTTGTTCTTTAAACGTGGAACAGATTATCGATCGGATACAATGGCGATCGCGTGATCGTTATCACTGGGGTACGCCATTTACCGAACGTGATCGCCGCGTTCTTTCGAAAACTAACGAAAAATCGTTGTTACGTCAACCTCCGTCTTTTAATTTCTCACGTTTTTTCTTCTTACGACGTGTGTATGGACTTATACAATGCCGTGTAACTAAATACATATACGTTGACGCGTgtctcctttttcttcttctttttcttcgtcttcttcttcatcatcttcttcttcttcttctccttcctttACCGCCGAGTCGCTTTGATTAATCGGGAGATGACCAATTGCTACGGATTGTTTCACGAGAAACAGACAAAGTACAAGATTGACGGCCTCTTGTTCTCTTTCGTCGTTCTTGCCCTACGAAACAAGAAGGGAAGGAAGAACGCGAAAAATCCTTAAGGCTAAAAAGATATTTAAAGATAATCTATAAATATCATATACTCTCCTTTTGTAATCTCCATTATATAACTGTATGTAGTATAAAACGTAAGAGAATTTTACAATCTAACAGCGCTTTCAAAATACCAATATCTGCAATTCGTAACAAGTATAGactttatatataaaaaaaatatatatattcattttgTGTTCccctcttcgaaatatttaaaAAGGGTCTAAAAACGTGTTTGCCTATTTTAACAATTACCACATGTTCACATAAAACATCTCGTATTGGACGGTTATTGCTTTAAAAGATGACGATCGGTATCGTCGTTCTAATCGATTGCAAAGAAAAGGCACTTCGTTTAAGCATATCGCTTGTAAAATAGTCTGAGCATTATCGACACTTGATTGTAGTGTATATGTATGCATATTCGTTTGCTGTGTGTGTGTCTCTTTTGTGTACGTGTGAAttcgtgtgtatgtgtgtgtgtgtgtgtcgtgGGTGTTCGTGTACATCTATAgatgtatatacatacatacatactttGGACACGCGATTCGAAGAAATCTGTTTCGAATCTGAATCATACGCGTAATACGATTTGCTCCGTATGCCAACTTGAAAGTATAGACAAGCGTCCGTGTGTTAaaaatgcttcgatacttttAGACGTTGCCGTTGCTTCCGTAAAGATTGTAATAAAGATCACGCTACACGAATCGATGAATATCGAATATAGTATCGTATCTATCGAACAAACATCATACCCTCTTTTTCGTTCATCTCTTCTGCCATGCGCGCAGCGTTCTCGTAGCATCTCAATAATTGCACTTAATTCGCATTTCTCTTTCACGATTTTTCAATGTACGTTGAAATCCCGTGAACGCATCAGGTATGGTGcttctttttttcccttttaAATTTAAATCACACGCGAGATCTATGATATCTTAAAAATCTGATATGTCATGATATCAGATTACTCTTGTAAATCAACgtgatataaatataattaaataacaATTTACTTGTCTACTCCATACTATCGGGAAGTATATCGAGCTTTCATCGTcaattgctctctctctctcctccatcgACCCACCCGAGCGGTAcgcatattaaatattatttatcggtaatattcagtcctctctctcgctccctctcGTACAATGCTTTAGTATAGAAATACAAACTTATATACAAAATGTTTGGGGAACAAATGCACTCATACACGCATACAAACATACGTAACACTCAAACACTCTAATaataagagagaaagagaaagacccGAATACGTTCTCCATTTACATACAAGATGCCCTAAAAATCTCGAAGTACAGTGGGTATCCAAAGATCGCGTTCTTCGTTCGATTCTAACATAGCGTCGATTAGTCCGCGCGCAAGGTGGTAAAAGGAGCGACGAAAACATCGGTTCCACGAGAGAAGCCCTCGCGGTTAATTGCGGCTTGCTCATAATTCTCAAAAATTTCATCAGGAAGACTCGACAAGCTTGCCATGAACACTAGGATTTAAGGCTTCGATATTTACCCCGTCTTTTACCACCTCTCGTTTCCTCGGCAGAGAAACTCGCGATacgaaatcgaataaaatatacGATCTTGCGATTCGGTATCAACATTTCTAGGACACCCTGCGAATCTTTCTGTCTACACGTTCGTGTACACGTTGAGCATAGCGCGTTGTAATCAAGGCTCCGTTCTACTTAAACTTTAAAATTTTTCTCCATCACGTGCAttcgttttttccttttttttttttcttttttcaatggAATAGTCGTTACTTTACTGGTAAGATCCTCTAGAATCGTTCCATTCAGTTTAGACGTATTAAGAATCTGTAATTTTTAGGTTTTTTTGTTTTGACGAGTCGATTTCATAATTTTCTTGCCTGTCATAGACAATTAAATTCCTTCATACTACAGCCACGTCAGCACGTTTTCAGGTTTCGTCGTATTGGGGTTTATCAATGATTGCACGTCATCTAAAATGTCGCTACTAAAATCCTCGCTCAGCTGAAAAGAAGATTACGAAGATACAGATGAAATCAATCAACGAGACGCGTTGTAGGTGCTCTTAAGTAACGTCACGATTCGATACCAATAAATACCTGCAACGATGGGACAAGATCGTCGGTCGAATCGATGTTATCGCTCAGAGTAGAGAGATCCGGTGTTTCCATGGGTGCTCCACCATCTGTAAACGGATACGTTCAGAGTTAGATCGGCTAGAAACGAAAGCGCCACGCGTATGAAAGAATATCTTACCGCTTGTACCGTCCATGTTGTCGTCGATATTCGCAAGAAAGTCTTCCGGTGTATGAGGCAGAGAGTAAGCAGAACCAAGACCCAGACCACTGTCTGCGCTTTCTTGACGGGCGTGTTGCTCGTTGATTCCCGATAAGAACGGATCCATGGCGGCGTCGGTAGTGCTCTGTCGGAGCATCAGCTCTTGCTGCGGATAGAAAAGGTCGCGTTATTATCGTCGTAGAGAGTGGGACCGATCCCGAACGGTCCCGGATGCGCTCACCTGACGCATAATTTCCTGTTGCCGTTGCTTGAGACGTTCGCGTTCCATCTGTAGCGACTGGAGACGAAGCTTCTGTTGACACGCTTGCAACGTTTGGTTACTCTGAATACCACCACCTGCGGGCTGTTGCTGTTGGAGCCAGTTCTGTGGTAGCATCGCACCAGAAGTCGGAGCCCTTTGGAGATGCGTCGCTGAAACGGCGAACAAACGGCTGAATGAATATCCGGTGGTAAAACTTCGCAACGCGTTCCACGCgtccgtgtgtgtgtgtgtgtgtgtgtgtgtgcgtgtgtgactAACATCTCGAAGACGTGAATTTCTAACAATAAGCGACCTTTGAAAGCGACCTACGCGCGATTCTCGGAGTGGGTCGATCGTAATGGAACTTACGGATTCTTGGATCGAACCACGAGGTGGTGCGTGTCTGATGATTAATGAAATAGATTTCTCCTTCGGGAGTACGCGCCTGCTCCCAGCCGTCGGGCAATGGACCTAGAGTATTGGTGGCGCCGGTCGTGGATTTCCCATTGTCGACGGCGGCAGCAACGGCCGCCACGTTCGCCGCCGCTGCTGTTTTCCGTGGATCCTCCCATGTTGTGGTTCGCGTCAGGTGGCtggaaaataaaattataacaGGTTCAGACCGTCGTGCTATTTCGCACGTATAGCGTGGCCCCGTGCAGAAACTGAATACGCCACGGGCACGTACAGTTATCCACATATAGTAGGCGCATTCTAAAAATAGTCCCATTCAAAAAGACGACGCGAAGGAGTAACAGCAGGCGCCTTAGCGGTAGTTAGCGCACGAGTTTTAACTCGCCTCGAATAAAACTGTACCTCGCGAAATTTCCCGGCGATTCGCCCGCCTATACGTCTCGTTCGACGGGCCAAGAGCGCGACGATCGCGAAACCGTGGCCCACGCGATCTTTCGCCTATGAAAAACGATACCCCCCCACGCGTATCGAGAACCGATGCACTCTCTCGACTGCATCGTATTGTATTTTAAAACGCTTCGCGGAAACAAACGGCTGTAGCGTGCCGTTTCCACGTACCAGTGAACCCGAACTCCGTTTTCAGAAGTTACCGCACACACCTCGATCCGGATTCAATACGCACCGCGCCACGCCGCGGAGGCACGAGACGCCTGCACACACGCGCACACGCACGGGTCCTTGAGAATCGTATTCGAGCATGATCCAACCGTTCCTCGATCGTCGAACCAATTCCCCCCGGGTACCGCGAGACCAGGATAATCCTGGTTAATCGAATAGCGAAAACGTGAGGTCGCTACTCGGTGACGAGCAAACGACCACGAAGACGAccacgacgaggacgaggacgaggacgaggccGAGGCCGCAGTTTCGTCCGAAACAACTTCGGTTGCACGAAAACAGTACGTTTCTCGGTCGACAAAAATAGCGGCTAATGGCTCTGATTGCCGATCCCGTCGCCTCTCGTGCCTCCACTACCTCTAACACGTATTTACCTTAACTCGCGTGTCATTTTTCAGCCCGGGAGGAAGTGGAAAACACTACACCGCGCGCCACCGCCGCTCTTATTTACCTCCGTGAAACGAATACCTTTGCGAACCCGCTGGGCCTACCTTGCCTGACTCCGAAGAAATTTTAGACTACGCCCGCCGAACATATGCGGCGGCGCACCGCGCTTAAACACGACACCGTGCTCGTGGTACGTGTAAAGCAaaagcaagcaagcaagcaaacaaacaaacaaacgaaAACGCGAAAGAATGCGAAACAATCGATCGGATTCGTCTTCGAGCGGCAAAATTCGATACGGGAAAAGGTGCCGAGGGAACCGTTCGATCCGGGCCGCGATGCTAAACAGAATTCCTCGAACGGGGCGGGGAGGATTCTTGAATCACGGGCTCGAACCCGCGGATGACTGTGCCCGATCGTTGTATTTTGCCAAAAAGTGTCGCTCGTTTGCATTCCGCGCGCGATGACTTAATGCGTTTCGCTTAAGTCATCGGGCGAGGGACATAAACAAGTTGTCTAAATCGGCACCGGTATCATACGCGCACCGGTTCCCGGTATTTTCGAGCGGAGAACAAATCTTCTTACACGGTTAATAATACCACACGGGGCAACAGAACGCGTTTGACGTAGTTTTAACGTTAAGAGCATTATCGAATCGGGATCTACATCCGATCCGCGGGGGCCTGTTAAGAAGCTGCGTCGTTCCACGAGATCTCGTCGTCGAACACCGCGAACGCTCGATCGGCGCGGACGGATTCCGGAACAACAGCCGCGCAACCGTGTTTACGGATCGTCCATCGATCGACTGGTTCCTCGAGATCTTTCGTCGTTTAGGAAGATGAAAAGGAGGAGGACGATTCATTGGCATCGCTCGGTTTCGAAGCGATGATGAGTCCCTGCGTTCGACGTTGAGGAGAAACGGGCTTTTCCCCGCGGGTTAGGAAAGTAACAGGAAAATCGGTACGCGGGGAGCGGCGGGGAGAGGGAGAAGGAAGAGGAAGAACGGGGCGCAGGGGGAATAAATTGAAAATCCATCTCGGAGATTCGTGATCGGTGGCAAAGGCAGAATACAGAACGACGGTGTGTTCCAAAAGCTACATGTCGCGGGTCTCTCCGGGAGCGGTTGGATGCGTTCCAAGAGAGCCCgaggtggagagagagagagagagagagagagaactagACGGTCGAGAGGCAAGAGTAGAGGCAAGGGAAAGAAGCGAGAAGACGAGAGGAGGGAcggtgggagagagagagggagagaaggagGAAAGCAAGCAggcaagcaagcaagcaagcaagGAAGCAAGCAAGCAGGCAAGCAGGCGAACAGGCAACCAGGCAGGCAGCTCGAGAGCATTGGAGAATTACAAGAGGGTTTCTGTGTGGCGCACGGCATACGGACTACGATGTATTTTTACTCCGGACATCACGGCGCCGGACAACTCGTAAATAGACACTCTCGCACCGACGCTCTCTTTCGCCTGCCTGCTCTTCTctcccgtcgtcgtcgtcttcgtcgtcgtcgtcgtcgtcgtcgtcgtcttgcTCTTGGTCTTGGTCGTCGTGGTCATGCTCgcgatcgtcgtcgtcgtcgtcgtcgtcgtcgtggagTTCGCGTTACCTCCCTCTAGCACCGTCGCTCTTTCCCTCCCACCACCATCGAAAAGCTACCTTCCTCTAGGGAACGAGACGAGCGCGTCCCTCGGCTTTATCACCGAAACTACCTAGTACCGTTAACGCACACTTTTAACGACCCACGAGAGACCGGATAAAACGGCACGAAGAAACGTTTATCGGTGTTTCGTATCGGCCGTTTCGTTTTTCTAAACCGTACCCATACGTAGAGACGGTCGACGGTTAGCCTCGTCTCGAGAATTGAATGAGAAACGGACGAGAGAAGGCCGATCGGCGGGGACgatgccaccgccgccgccgccacctctCTCTTTCAAAGTCGAGCGAGCGGTGGCATCGATACGTGCACGACGAGCATCAAACGGTCGATACGGAGACGGTGCGAGAAAGCAAAGGCCCCCATTGAATGAACGGGGCTCAGCCGCGTTCAGACGCGACACGCTGCGTATCAATTGAGAATCTTCGCTTCGGGAGCGCATAAATTGTAACCGAAGCGTTAAGTACTGTAGCGCGCGAAACACCGCCGCTTAGTCACGTGTAATCGCGTAGAACTCTCTACGTACGAACGCAACGATACAATGTTCACGGGCCAATTAGCATGACACGGGCATTATTTATGGAACCAATCGCAAACGCTATAACGGTACGCGAAGTTTCGTGGCTCGGATAGGAGCTGGCGCCCATCGGTGAACAAGTTTCTTTATCCGTAGCCAgactctctatctctatctacACCTAACTTTCGTCGCGATTACGAAAACAAAAGTTTTCCAATCGAAGAGCCAATCGGCTCGCCCCGCTCCGACTCTCCGATCGGATATCAAGGAATCGATGCCCGTTTCGACCTACTTGGACGTATCTGGCCGATAAGCGATTACACGTCGGAGACGTTGGGAAACGAACGTTCGACGAAACGGTGAGACCGTTAAATCCCGAGGAGCCGAGGGAAGCGGCGAAAGAGCAAGGCGAGCCGAGGACGCTCGCGCTGCCTTGAACTTTCGATACGTTCGAGGTATTCCCGGAGATTTGTCCTGCTATCCGGCATTCGCGTTCGCGCAAGCCCGAGAGACTCTCTCGTCCACACAGGTGTGTCGGGGTCTTTAGCCTCCCGAGAGTGGTCGAGTAAAAACCTCGATCCTCCGGTGCTTAGGCGAGGAGAGAACCCACCTCTCTTACCTCTCGACGGTATTAAAAtgtccgcgcgcgcgcgcgcccccgTGGAAAAGTGCACGACCTACGCGAGCGCGGTGCGAACCGCATCGATCGATCGGTGCACGCGAAAGTAAATAGAGCGCGGTTCTCGACGATTTTCGAAATAATCCCCCCACAGGCGACGACGGATCTTTTGCCGTGCTTCGAGCGCAAATAGATCGAACGTGACGTTACGCGTAAAATAAAGACTCCCGTGTGCCGTTTATCTCTGCGTTTCTCGTTCTCCTCGCGTCAGGAATGTTATTTATCGCTCCCTACCTTTACGCTTATCGGGGAGGGCCGTCTTTCGAgacgcgcggcgcggcgcgccgAACGGGAAAACGGATTATTCCCATTCGACGCGCCGCGGAAACCTGCCGCCTCGTTCCACGACCGATCGACGCGCATACTTTCCTTCCATTCGAAtccctcggatcgcgcggtttTCTTCTGCGCGCGCGTTCGATACGGACAGATAAAATGTACGCGAGGACCAGAGGGACGGGGGAAAAGCCGGGGAGGAAAACGCGTGTCCGCGTTGTCGAACCGACCCTGAACATAACAGGATGCCGATGTCGCACGCGCGCAACTTTCACTGTGCATTCGAAAATGCATACTAAACGTCCTCGAAATGAATTTACAAGCGACACGACGGGCTGCTGGGATACCTCGTCGACGCGCTCGATTCTATTGCCGGACGGGTTCTAGGAAGTAGCCGCGGAATCGATCGTAATTAACGTCGCAGCTCCGCGATTATGTACCGTAACGGCGTTCGATTCGTTGTTCGCTGGTCGTTCTCCAAACAACCCGATCGACCTACGTCGCGTCAAGGGAACGGAACGCAACGGAACGCAACGCAACGCAACGTCCGGCCTCTGCCTCGCGATCCACGCTCGATTTTTCTTCGCTGACAAATATAAGTATGATATAATGTGTGCGCAACGCGTGTACGTAGAGACCGCGGGAGCAAACATAGGTACACGCGTACGATTACGTACCACGAATATATCGATGCGATACCACGTGACGAGCAGACCCGACTTTCTCAGTTAACAGGTTAAAGTGCGAAAGCGAACCGTCTCCACGTGTGCGCGCAATAAGCCGTGTACTATTCTCAGGCCATTCTGACTAATCCGAATCTATTCCGAGCTCGTTATCTATAATAGCCGCAAGGGAAggaagagagagcgagagagcagAGGTGTCGTTCGATTTTTCCGGTTTTCCGAGAAACTCGTAGCAGCCGGCACAGCTCGGAAGGCGTCTGCCCGCCAAAAAGCTGAAAAGAACGTGCCCGCTAGAAGTTGATACCAGTCGGAGGAGCGCCACCGTTCGCCAACCGAGCTTGGTAAACAGGATAGAATGGACTGGCTGGCGAGGCGCgttcgcgctcgcgcgcgcgatcGCGAATTCCACGGATAAAATGTGACTCCGCTCGTGTGACTAATGTTTCGTCAAATGGTACAGTTGACGGAAAACCTTGGATGCCTGCTCGTCGTCTCTCGATCGTATGTTCACCTGGCGGCGAAACGTGTTTCTCGAGCTGCCAAGACCTTTCGTTGCCGCGCGGGCAACCACACATCCCTACGCTCGCCTAGCGAACGCGCATCGTGATAAGAGAGCGTTAAGCCTTGCGCCTCTGCTGTCTCTACCGTTCAGCAAGAGCGTGAACCGCTGGCTGTTTACGTCCAGTCGATGAAACGCGAACAAATAAGAAATAAAAATCCCTCCGCCGGTTCGCAAAGTCGtcccgtctcgtctc
This sequence is a window from Xylocopa sonorina isolate GNS202 chromosome 6, iyXylSono1_principal, whole genome shotgun sequence. Protein-coding genes within it:
- the Yki gene encoding transcriptional coactivator yki isoform X1, translating into MALNQDVDQLSKSNLVVRIDQNSESDLQALFDSVLKPDSKRPLQVPLRMRNLPDSFFNPPSTGSKSPSISHSRENSADSAFGTAAAVAAAAVAGTGPTPGGNASGTSATGAAGAATGGSGNSAGSGSNAAGAAAAAVAAAAAAGLTVAHPRAHSSPASLQQTYASAQQAPQHAPQPHARHHHHQKQRSYDVISTVDDLGPLPHGWEQARTPEGQIYFLNHLTRTTTWEDPRKTAAAANVAAVAAAVDNGKSTTGATNTLGPLPDGWEQARTPEGEIYFINHQTRTTSWFDPRIPTHLQRAPTSGAMLPQNWLQQQQPAGGGIQSNQTLQACQQKLRLQSLQMERERLKQRQQEIMRQQELMLRQSTTDAAMDPFLSGINEQHARQESADSGLGLGSAYSLPHTPEDFLANIDDNMDGTSDGGAPMETPDLSTLSDNIDSTDDLVPSLQLSEDFSSDILDDVQSLINPNTTKPENVLTWL
- the Yki gene encoding transcriptional coactivator yki isoform X2, yielding MALNQDVDQLSKSNLVVRIDQNSESDLQALFDSVLKPDSKRPLQVPLRMRNLPDSFFNPPSTGSKSPSISHSRENSADSAFGTAAAVAAAAVAGTGPTPGGNASGTSATGAAGAATGGSGNSAGSGSNAAGAAAAAVAAAAAAGLTVAHPRAHSSPASLQQTYASAQQAPQHAPQPHARHHHHQKQRSYDVISTVDDLGPLPHGWEQARTPEGQIYFLNHLTRTTTWEDPRKTAAAANVAAVAAAVDNGKSTTGATNTLGPLPDGWEQARTPEGEIYFINHQTRTTSWFDPRIPTHLQRAPTSGAMLPQNWLQQQQPAGGGIQSNQTLQACQQKLRLQSLQMERERLKQRQQEIMRQQELMLRQSTTDAAMDPFLSGINEQHARQESADSGLGLGSAYSLPHTPEDFLANIDDNMDGTSDGGAPMETPDLSTLSDNIDSTDDLVPSLQVFIAERGF